A genome region from Triticum aestivum cultivar Chinese Spring chromosome 2B, IWGSC CS RefSeq v2.1, whole genome shotgun sequence includes the following:
- the LOC123046097 gene encoding auxin response factor 10: MLTFTELSCPAGGGGGGEDAPRSVDSQLWLACAGSMCTVPPVGAAVYYFPQGHAEQAAGAVDLSAARVPAFLPCRVSAVRFMADPHSDEVFAKIRLVPLRQGDPAVDVGDAAAEGRAQDDRPKPASFAKTLTQSDANNGGGFSVPRFCAETIFPPLDYSSEPPVQNIFVKDVHGDEFKFRHIYRGTPRRHLLTTGWSNFVNQKKLLAGDSIVFLRSEGGDVHVGIRRAKRVFCDEGHSGWDHYRGLMRGNASSGDGGASAKGKVPAEDVVAAARMAATGQPFEVVYYPRASTPEFCVRAGAVRAAMQVQWCPGMRFKMAFETEDSSRISWFMGTVAGIHAADPSRWPQSPWRLLQVTWDEPELLQNVKRVCPWLVELVSSMPNLHLPSFSPPRKKPRIPSYADFPFEGQLFHPPPPPFPPNHHHHHQQDQLLHHSFPFFPFPDSNGAPLAGIQGARHAQFGPSFSDLHLSNLQSSLLYAGGVRRPAADHVAPRAPRTISTDLTIGTSPAREDDNITTRAPTKKKAGDVVKPAPTLLLFGQAILTEEQMKSSSAGGEAATSPVAGGCGSPNWDAEKAPNLSEGSGSGSGVIQGSPSNNNTSSWRLQWFGDSSGQAAPELGLEPGQCKVFVESDAVGRNLDLSALGSFEELYSRMSEMFGMECAELRNHVLYRSAAGEVKHIGDEPFSAFVKSARRLTILTDAGSDNIGG, from the exons ATGCTCACCTTCACCGAGCTGTCGtgcccggcgggcggcggcggcggcggcgaggacgcgCCCCGCTCCGTCGACTCGCAGCTCTGGCTGGCCTGCGCGGGGAGCATGTGCACCGTGCCGCCCGTCGGCGCCGCCGTCTACTACTTCCCGCAGGGCCACGCCGAGCAGGCCGCCGGCGCCGTCGACCTGTCCGCCGCGCGCGTCCCGGCCTTCCTCCCCTGCCGCGTCTCCGCCGTGCGCTTCATGGCCGACCCGCACAGCGACGAGGTCTTCGCCAAGATCCGCCTCGTCCCGCTCCGCCAGGGCGACCCGGCGGTCGACGTGggcgacgccgccgccgaagggagGGCGCAGGACGACCGCCCCAAGCCGGCGTCCTTCGCCAAGACGCTCACGCAGTCCGACGCCAACAACGGCGGCGGCTTCTCGGTCCCACGCTTCTGCGCCGAGACCATCTTCCCGCCGCTCGACTACAGCTCGGAGCCGCCCGTGCAGAACATCTTCGTCAAGGACGTGCACGGGGACGAGTTCAAGTTCCGCCACATCTACCGGGGCACCCCGCGCCGCCACCTGCTCACCACCGGCTGGAGCAACTTCGTGAACCAGAAGAAGCTCCTCGCCGGCGACTCCATCGTCTTCCTGCGCAGCGAGGGCGGCGACGTCCACGTCGGCATCCGCCGCGCCAAGCGCGTCTTCTGCGACGAGGGCCACTCCGGGTGGGACCACTACAGGGGCCTGATGCGCGGCAATGccagctccggcgacggcggcgcgtccGCCAAGGGGAAGGTCCCCGCCGAGGACGTGGTCGCGGCGGCGAGGATGGCCGCCACCGGGCAGCCGTTCGAGGTGGTGTACTACCCGCGGGCGAGCACCCCGGAGTTCTGCGTGCGCGCGGGCGCGGTGAGGGCGGCCATGCAGGTGCAGTGGTGCCCCGGCATGCGCTTCAAGATGGCGTTCGAGACCGAGGACTCGTCGCGGATCAGCTGGTTCATGGGCACCGTCGCCGGCATCCACGCCGCGGACCCCAGCCGGTGGCCGCAGTCGCCCTGGCGGCTCCTCCAG GTGACCTGGGACGAGCCGGAGCTCCTGCAGAACGTGAAGCGCGTGTGCCCGTGGCTGGTGGAGCTCGTGTCGAGCATGCCCAACCTCCACCTGCCGTCCTTCTCGCCGCCGCGCAAGAAGCCGCGGATCCCTTCCTACGCCGACTTCCCCTTCGAGGGGCAGCtcttccacccgccgccgccgccgttcccgcccaaccaccaccaccaccaccagcaggacCAACTCCTGCACCACAGCTTCCCATTCTTCCCCTTCCCGGACAGCAATGGTGCTCCTCTCGCAGGGATACAGGGAGCCAGGCATGCGCAATTCGGTCCGTCCTTTTCGGATCTCCACCTCAGCAACCTGCAGTCGAGCCTGCTCTACGCGGGCGgcgtccgccgccccgccgccgaccacGTCGCTCCTCGCGCACCAAGAACGATCAGCACCGACCTGACGATCGGCACCTCGCCCGCCCGCGAAGACGACAACATCACGACGCGCGCTCCGACAAAGAAGAAGGCCGGCGACGTCGTCAAGCCGGCGCCGACCCTGCTGCTCTTCGGGCAGGCGATACTGACCGAGGAGCAGATGAAATCCAGcagcgccggcggcgaggcagCCACCTCGCCGGTAGCCGGCGGGTGCGGCTCGCCCAACTGGGACGCGGAGAAGGCGCCCAACCTCTCGGaaggctccggctccggctccggcgtgatccaGGGCAGCCCAAGCAACAACAACACGTCCTCCTGGAGGCTGCAGTGGTTCGGGGACAGCAGCGGCCAGGCCGCGCCGGAGCTGGGGCTGGAGCCCGGGCAGTGCAAGGTGTTCGTGGAGTCGGACGCCGTGGGGCGCAACCTGGACCTCTCGGCGCTGGGGTCGTTCGAGGAGCTGTACAGCCGCATGTCCGAGATGTTCGGCATGGAGTGCGCTGAACTGAGGAACCACGTGCTCTACCGCAGCGCCGCCGGCGAGGTGAAGCACATCGGCGATGAGCCTTTCAG CGCGTTCGTGAAATCGGCCCGGAGGCTGACGATCCTGACGGACGCCGGCAGCGACAACATCGGGGGCTAG